In a genomic window of Thiosocius teredinicola:
- a CDS encoding toxic anion resistance protein — translation MSQTETLTPPDQSALQPPAAVAPIEKEKAASIVPVTDEQRHALDEKVDEFINIVVSVDVNSEQFQDKVRSIHSMGSDKIREAASISNRMLERPVRAINDGILDGSSPIGKSLVELRSTVEDLDPSKQGDLLSPKKLLGLIPFGNKLKDYFDKYQSAQTHINAIIQSLYNGQDELKKDNASIEVEKARLWDTMGMLEQYAYVGKEIDQALETRVAQIESENPEKARVVKEEMLFYVRQKVQDLLTQLAVSVQGYMALDMIRKNNLELIKGVDRATTTTVSALRTAVIVAQALTNQKLVLDQIAALNTTTSNMIASTAAMLKQQASAIGEQASSSTIELDKLKSAFSDIYATMDMMADYKVKALGNMQQTVDALTTEIDKSKAYLDRIREQEAAEQTAASDSVSSNEVHI, via the coding sequence ATGAGTCAGACAGAAACGTTAACGCCGCCTGATCAGAGTGCTTTGCAGCCACCGGCTGCTGTCGCGCCCATCGAGAAGGAAAAGGCCGCCAGCATCGTGCCGGTAACCGACGAGCAGCGGCACGCCCTTGACGAAAAAGTTGACGAGTTCATCAACATCGTGGTCAGCGTCGACGTGAACAGCGAACAGTTCCAGGATAAGGTGCGCTCGATCCATTCGATGGGTAGCGACAAGATTCGCGAAGCGGCGAGCATCTCGAACCGCATGCTGGAGCGACCGGTTCGCGCGATCAATGACGGCATCCTGGACGGCTCGTCACCCATCGGAAAATCCCTGGTTGAGCTGCGCAGCACGGTCGAAGACCTCGACCCAAGCAAGCAGGGCGATCTGCTGTCGCCGAAAAAGCTGCTTGGCTTGATCCCTTTTGGTAACAAACTGAAAGATTATTTCGACAAGTATCAATCCGCGCAAACCCATATCAACGCCATCATTCAGTCGCTGTACAACGGCCAGGACGAGCTGAAGAAGGACAACGCATCGATTGAGGTCGAAAAGGCGCGTCTTTGGGACACGATGGGCATGCTCGAGCAGTATGCCTACGTCGGCAAGGAGATCGATCAGGCGCTGGAGACGCGCGTTGCCCAGATCGAATCCGAAAACCCCGAGAAGGCGAGGGTGGTTAAGGAAGAGATGCTTTTCTATGTGCGGCAGAAGGTACAAGACCTACTGACCCAGCTGGCTGTCAGCGTGCAGGGCTACATGGCGCTGGACATGATCCGCAAGAACAACCTGGAACTGATCAAGGGTGTCGACAGAGCGACAACGACGACGGTGTCCGCGCTGCGTACAGCGGTGATCGTGGCGCAGGCATTGACCAACCAGAAGTTGGTGCTCGATCAGATTGCAGCGTTGAACACCACCACATCGAACATGATCGCGAGTACGGCGGCAATGCTGAAGCAGCAGGCGTCGGCGATCGGTGAGCAGGCTTCAAGTTCGACGATTGAACTGGATAAACTGAAATCAGCTTTCTCCGACATCTACGCCACGATGGACATGATGGCGGACTACAAAGTCAAAGCGCTCGGCAACATGCAGCAGACCGTCGACGCCTTGACGACCGAGATCGACAAATCCAAGGCCTATCTCGACCGAATTCGCGAGCAGGAAGCCGCCGAACAAACGGCGGCGTCCGATTCGGTTTCGTCAAACGAAGTCCACATTTAG
- a CDS encoding vWA domain-containing protein, translating to MKVLRTLIATLTLSAALLGCSQQESLTVLAGSELKDIEPRLDEIASATGVRLEMHYIGTLDGADAIVNGNQHYDFAWFSHAKYLSLLQGPEKRIVAEEKIGLSPVIPAVKESLARKWGWTEGDTVTWADIAEKAKSGEFRFAMTDPTASNSGFSTVMGVQAAFSGSSDVITADNVDVAKLKDFFSGQALTSGSSGWLAEAYVREQEHIDGLFNYESILMDLNTSGKLREELVLIYPQEGVVTADYPFILLNKDQREAYNKIVAYLKTPDFQQWMMENTNRRPVLPQIKATAKFPKGFQLELPFPSGLNTVNEILFAFLDQHRKPNHSIFVLDVSGSMAGDRLEQLKRALYNLTGDDKSLTGRFARFRNRERITLIAFNSGISMDSTYEMTADGANISDVRHAINDLQAGGNTAIYDAMSQAYELAMTSKQQDPQRFYSIVLMTDGNNTAGTDYQQFASIYYNHANAAEGIRTFPILFGDSNDAEMMDLATMTGGRVFDSRKQSLAQAFKKIRGYQ from the coding sequence ATGAAAGTGCTGAGAACTTTGATCGCGACACTGACGTTGTCGGCTGCGCTGCTGGGATGCAGCCAACAGGAATCACTCACCGTCCTGGCGGGTTCGGAGTTGAAAGACATCGAGCCAAGACTGGACGAGATTGCGAGTGCAACCGGTGTCCGGCTGGAGATGCACTACATCGGTACGCTCGATGGTGCCGACGCCATTGTCAACGGTAATCAGCATTACGACTTCGCCTGGTTTTCACACGCGAAGTATCTCAGCTTGCTCCAAGGTCCGGAAAAGCGAATCGTAGCCGAAGAAAAGATTGGACTTTCGCCGGTGATTCCTGCGGTCAAGGAAAGTCTTGCTCGCAAATGGGGATGGACTGAAGGAGACACGGTAACCTGGGCAGATATCGCCGAGAAGGCGAAAAGCGGCGAGTTTCGTTTCGCAATGACCGACCCGACGGCGTCTAACTCCGGCTTTTCCACGGTCATGGGTGTACAGGCGGCTTTTTCGGGCTCCAGCGACGTGATCACGGCGGACAATGTTGACGTTGCCAAGCTCAAAGACTTTTTCAGTGGCCAGGCGTTGACCTCAGGAAGCTCGGGGTGGCTCGCAGAGGCCTATGTGCGCGAGCAGGAGCACATCGACGGGCTATTTAACTACGAATCGATCCTGATGGACCTGAATACGTCCGGCAAGCTGCGCGAGGAGCTGGTGCTGATTTACCCACAGGAAGGTGTGGTAACGGCGGATTATCCGTTCATTTTGCTGAACAAGGATCAGCGCGAGGCGTACAACAAGATTGTTGCCTACCTGAAGACGCCCGATTTTCAACAGTGGATGATGGAAAATACCAATCGCCGCCCGGTGCTACCGCAGATCAAAGCCACCGCGAAGTTTCCGAAGGGTTTCCAACTGGAGTTGCCGTTTCCGAGCGGCCTGAACACAGTCAACGAGATTCTTTTCGCATTCCTGGATCAGCACCGCAAACCCAATCATTCGATTTTTGTGCTCGATGTCAGCGGTTCAATGGCAGGCGACAGGTTGGAGCAGCTGAAGAGAGCCTTGTACAACCTAACCGGAGATGACAAGAGTCTTACCGGCCGGTTTGCCCGTTTTAGAAATCGCGAACGTATCACCTTGATCGCGTTCAATTCGGGTATCTCCATGGACTCGACCTACGAGATGACGGCTGACGGTGCGAATATTTCTGATGTGCGTCATGCGATTAACGATCTGCAAGCGGGTGGGAACACCGCTATCTATGACGCGATGTCTCAGGCTTACGAGCTGGCGATGACCAGCAAGCAACAAGATCCACAACGTTTTTATTCGATCGTTCTGATGACGGACGGAAACAACACGGCGGGTACCGATTACCAACAGTTCGCTAGTATCTATTACAACCATGCGAATGCTGCCGAGGGCATCAGAACGTTTCCGATCTTGTTCGGCGACTCCAATGATGCGGAGATGATGGATCTCGCGACGATGACCGGTGGGCGGGTCTTTGACAGTCGCAAGCAGTCATTGGCCCAGGCGTTCAAGAAGATTCGCGGTTATCAATAG